The nucleotide window TGCGCGCCCACCGCCGACGATCGGGACAGCTGGCTGCCGACGATGACGCACGTCGCCCTCGAGGGGCGCTGCCATGTGCTCTCGGCGTGCCAGGTGATGCGCCGCTCCGATTACCCGGACGACTACGACGCCGATTTCGGCACCGAGCCCGATGCGATCCTCATGCGCGGCGGCAGCGTCATCGTCTCGCCGCGGGGCGAGATCATCGCCGGTCCGCTGTACGACGAAGAAGGCATGCTCACCGCCGATATCGACCCGGCCGAGGTCGCACGCATGAGCTTCGACTTCGACGTGACCGGGCATTACGCCCGGCCCGACATCTTCTCCCTGCACGTCGACACCGGGCGCAAGGAGCCCGTCCGGTTCGGTACGGCCCCCGGCACCACCGGTTCCTGACATCCCCCTCCCCTCACCGAAAGCAGGTCGCACATGTCAACCCCCGCCAGTGCACGCACGACCCAACGGCGTTCCCTCCGGGCCGCCGCCATGGGGAACATCCTCGAATGGTTCGACTGGACCCTCTACGCGGTCTTCTCCACGTACATCGCCGCGCACTTCTTCGACAATTCCAACCCGACCTCCGCGCTGCTGGCGACTCTGGCGGTCTTCGCCGTCGGCTTCCTCGCCCGACCGGTCGGAGCCTTGGTCTTCGGCAGGATCGCGGATGTGCGCGGTCGCAAGTTCGTGCTCGTCGCGACGATCACGACGATGTCGGCGGCCAGCCTGCTGATCGCCGTCATCCCCGGCTTCGACACGATCGGCATCTGGGCGTCGGTCCTCCTCGTGATCGCGAGGCTCCTGCAGGGCTTCGCCCACGGCGGCGAATCGGGCGTCTCGTACACCTACGTCTCCGAGATCGCGCCGCCGGCTCGACGGGGCCTGTGGTCGAGCTCCGTGTTCATCGCGGTCACGGTCGGCGTCATGCTCGCGACGCTGCTCGGCGCCGGCTTCAACACGGTGCTCGGCCCCGAGGCGGTCGCGGACGTCGGCTGGCGGTACGCGTTCGTCTTCGGCGCCGTGTTCGGCCTGCTCGTGCTGTTCCTGCGCCGCTCGGCGATGGAGACGGAGGAGTTCGAGTCCGTCACCGATGAGGAGTCCGACCGTTCGGCGACCGAACTGCAGGGGTGGAGCCGCGGGCGCCGCTTCTCCGCCGGCGTCCTCGTCATCCTCCTGGCCTGCGGCCACAACTGCGCGTACTACGTGTGGGCGATCTTCGCGTCGTCGCTGGCGATCGCTGACCGCGGCATGGACCCGACGGCGGCCTTCACGGCGAGCCTCCTCGCCCAGGCCGTGGCGCTCCTCGCGCTGGCCGGCTGGGGCAAGCTGTCCGACCGGATCGGTCGCCGGCCGCTCATGATCGGTTTCGGGATCGCCGCGATCGTCTCGTTCTACCCGCTTTCGGCGCTGATCTCGGACGAGCCGTGGACGCTCTTCGTGGCGCAGGCGGTCGGCATGAGCGTGTGGGCGATGGGCGCGGGGATGTATCCGGCGCTCATCTCCGAACTCTTCCCGACGCCGATCCGTGCGACCAGCGTTGCGATCGCGACGTCCATCTCGGTGGCGCTGTTCGGCGGCACCGCCCCGTATCTGCTGACGTGGACGGGCGAGATCGGTATGCCGTGGCTGTTCTGGATCTGGACGAGCGTGCTCGCGGCGCTCGCGATCGTCGGTGCGCTCATCATGAAGGAGACCCGCGGCAGCGACCTGAACGCGGTCGGCTCCCCGTTCCGCCGTGACGCGAAGGTGCCGAGCGAAGAGGACGGCGAGCTCGTGCGCGCGTGATCGCGCCGGTGGATGCCGGCTGCGGCGGCGGGCCCCGCCGCAGCCGGCGACCCCGCGGCCGACGCGGCCGGCGCACGTCGCTGAGCGCGCCGGCCGCGTTGCGCTCAGCCGGCGGCGGTCTCCAGGGCGTCCGCGGCACCGGCGGCATCCGCCCGCTCGGCGAGCATGAAGCGCGCCGCCTGCTCGCCGATGAGCACGGCGGGCGCGTTCGTGTTGCCCGTGGTCACGCGCGGCATGATCGACGCGTCGGCCACGCGCAGCCCCGCGACCCCGTGGACCTTGAGCCGCGGGTCGACGACGGCCCCGGCATCCACCCCCATGCGGCAGGTGCCGACCTGGTGATGGTAGGTCACGGTCGTGCGGCGCACGTACTCCTCGAGCTCGTCGTCGGCGACATCCGGACCCGGGAACAGCTCGGTCGCACCCCAGCCCTCCGCGAGCGCCGCCTGACGGCCGATGCCGCGGCACTGCGCGACGGAGGCGACGAGGCTCGCGACGTCGTCGTCGTGATCGAGGGCGCCGAGGTCGATGAGCAGCGGATCGTGGGGTTCGGGCCCCGAGAGGCGCAGCGTGCCGCGGCTCTTCGGCGAGACGATCCCGGCGAGCAGCGAGAAGCCGTCGGCGGGGCCTTCCATGCCGTCCGAGTACATGGGGACGCTGAAGTGGATGGGCTGGGTGTCGGGCACCTCGAGCTCGGGCCGGCTCTTCCAGAACAGGTGGCTCTGGGTGACCGAGACGCCTTCGCGGGGCGGGCCGACGGGGGTGTCGGTCGTGAAGATGACGGGCGCGAGCAGGTGGTCGTGGAGGTTCTTGCCGACGCCGGGCAGGTCGACGACCGATTCGATGCCGATGCCGGCGAGTTCGTCGGCAGGCCCGATGCCGCTTCGCAGCAGCACCCGGGGCGAGTCGATGGCGCCGGCGGCGAGCACGACCTCGTCGGCGCGGAGTTCGCGGATCTCGCCGTCCTGCTCGAAGACGACGCCGACGGCGCGGACCTCGTCGCCGGCCCCTTCGAGGATGAGGCGGTGCACATGGCAACCGACGCGCACCTCGACCCGGTCGCGCACGGGCGCGAGGTAGGCGAGGTAGGTGTTCAGGCGCTTGCCGTCGCGCACGGTGATCTGCTGCTGCGAGACCCCGTCGAGGTGTTCGCCGTTGTAGTCGGGGTTGCGTTCGAGGCCGGCTTCGACGGCCGCGTCGACGATGGATGCCTGGATGGGCTCGAGCGGGTAGTCGTCGGTGACGTCGAGGAGGCCGGCGTCGCCGTGCAGTTCGCTCGCACCGCCCGAGAAGGTTTCGATGTCGCGGAAGACGGGCAGCACGTCGTCCCAGGCCCAACCGTCGTTGCCGAGGCTCGCCCAGTGGTCGTAGTCCTCGCGGGCGCCGCGCACCCAGATCATCGCGTTCAGGGAGTGCGAGCCGCCGAGCACCTTGCCGC belongs to Agromyces archimandritae and includes:
- a CDS encoding GMC family oxidoreductase, translating into MPAAESAPASGARRVIVVGAGSAGSVIARRLADAGDEVTVLEAGGEDTNPAIHDPSRMGELWHSADDWDYYTVPQPGAAGRRLHLPRGKVLGGSHSLNAMIWVRGAREDYDHWASLGNDGWAWDDVLPVFRDIETFSGGASELHGDAGLLDVTDDYPLEPIQASIVDAAVEAGLERNPDYNGEHLDGVSQQQITVRDGKRLNTYLAYLAPVRDRVEVRVGCHVHRLILEGAGDEVRAVGVVFEQDGEIRELRADEVVLAAGAIDSPRVLLRSGIGPADELAGIGIESVVDLPGVGKNLHDHLLAPVIFTTDTPVGPPREGVSVTQSHLFWKSRPELEVPDTQPIHFSVPMYSDGMEGPADGFSLLAGIVSPKSRGTLRLSGPEPHDPLLIDLGALDHDDDVASLVASVAQCRGIGRQAALAEGWGATELFPGPDVADDELEEYVRRTTVTYHHQVGTCRMGVDAGAVVDPRLKVHGVAGLRVADASIMPRVTTGNTNAPAVLIGEQAARFMLAERADAAGAADALETAAG
- a CDS encoding MFS transporter translates to MSTPASARTTQRRSLRAAAMGNILEWFDWTLYAVFSTYIAAHFFDNSNPTSALLATLAVFAVGFLARPVGALVFGRIADVRGRKFVLVATITTMSAASLLIAVIPGFDTIGIWASVLLVIARLLQGFAHGGESGVSYTYVSEIAPPARRGLWSSSVFIAVTVGVMLATLLGAGFNTVLGPEAVADVGWRYAFVFGAVFGLLVLFLRRSAMETEEFESVTDEESDRSATELQGWSRGRRFSAGVLVILLACGHNCAYYVWAIFASSLAIADRGMDPTAAFTASLLAQAVALLALAGWGKLSDRIGRRPLMIGFGIAAIVSFYPLSALISDEPWTLFVAQAVGMSVWAMGAGMYPALISELFPTPIRATSVAIATSISVALFGGTAPYLLTWTGEIGMPWLFWIWTSVLAALAIVGALIMKETRGSDLNAVGSPFRRDAKVPSEEDGELVRA